One genomic segment of Brassica napus cultivar Da-Ae chromosome A3, Da-Ae, whole genome shotgun sequence includes these proteins:
- the LOC106355590 gene encoding F-box protein At3g08750 yields the protein MASPRRSWSLPLLPPEIIQEIFYRTPAEALVRSKPTCKKWHALITNKRFINEHLQRSKERPQERFIRIFDKVRIMDPITRRSAASPIPNELLQHPYNINTLVYTLMVHCDGLMLVAHRGWKCRSDGSILPNIALWNPLLNKIKWVEQPTGCITSGDYYGIGYSGDGNYKLVRFTSRPFEVEGFEDVPEVEVYEFETSSWRTVGGKVDVDVEIARKCVSLMGNMYWVAYRCWKEYEKFIRVFDFSDETFKDICFCPPSYGDNSHLSCFNGDSLSLLQQDAASRKIEVWVSSKLGDGDVSFSKYFSLSGLDLPALRVHATAARPVYCFVKPKSVIVWCVEVEGKGTDKACSCCTLYEIDEDGVKSKKVTERNYVRDYSRAFVCGYAYVPSMIPLPWVRD from the coding sequence ATGGCTTCCCCAAGGCGTTCATGGTCCTTGCCGCTGCTGCCACCGGAGATAATACAAGAAATCTTTTACCGGACTCCGGCGGAAGCTCTCGTCCGATCAAAACCGACGTGCAAGAAATGGCACGCTCTCATCACCAACAAAAGGTTCATCAACGAACACCTCCAACGCTCCAAAGAACGTCCCCAAGAACGCTTCATAAGAATCTTCGACAAGGTACGGATCATGGATCCAATAACCAGAAGAAGCGCAGCATCACCAATCCCAAACGAGCTACTACAACATCCATATAACATCAATACTTTGGTCTACACCCTCATGGTTCACTGCGACGGACTCATGCTGGTTGCGCATCGTGGTTGGAAGTGCAGAAGCGACGGATCAATACTCCCCAACATCgcactttggaatcctcttttGAATAAAATCAAATGGGTCGAGCAGCCCACGGGGTGCATCACGAGTGGTGACTACTACGGGATTGGATACAGCGGCGATGGTAATTACAAGCTCGTGAGGTTCACGTCTCGTCCGTTTGAGGTCGAGGGTTTCGAGGACGTGCCAGAGGTTGAGGTTTACGAGTTCGAGACGAGTTCTTGGAGAACCGTTGGCGGCAAGGTTGATGTCGACGTGGAGATTGCGAGGAAGTGTGTGTCTCTGATGGGTAACATGTATTGGGTTGCTTATAGATGTTGGAAAGAATATGAGAAGTTCATTAGAGTTTTCGATTTCTCGGATGAAACGTTCAAGGACATATGTTTCTGTCCTCCCTCTTACGGTGATAATAGTCACTTGTCTTGTTTCAATGGAGATAGCTTGTCGTTGCTGCAGCAAGACGCAGCGTCAAGGAAGATTGAGGTGTGGGTTTCGAGCAAGTTGGGTGATGGTGATGTCTCGTTTAGCAAGTATTTCAGTTTGTCCGGCCTTGATCTTCCGGCGTTACGGGTCCACGCAACTGCTGCTCGTCCTGTGTACTGCTTTGTGAAGCCTAAGAGTGTGATCGTGTGGTGCGTGGAAGTTGAAGGAAAAGGTACTGATAAGGCTTGTAGTTGCTGTACTCTTTATGAGATTGATGAGGATGGGGTGAAGAGTAAGAAGGTGACGGAACGAAACTACGTGCGTGACTATTCTCGCGCCTTCGTTTGTGGGTATGCGTATGTTCCAAGTATGATCCCTCTTCCATGGgttagagattag